GAGATCCCCTGGATCCGCGTGCACTACGCCTACCCAACGGGCCTCACACCCGATGTGATCGCGGCCTATCGAGACGTGCCGAACGTGCTGCCGTATCTCGATTTACCCCTGCAGCACAGCCACCCTGAGGTTCTGCGCGCCATGAATCGCCCCTGGCAGGCGGATGTGAATGAACGCCTGATGGACCAGCTGCGGGAGCAACTGCCCGATGCCGTGCTCCGGACCACGCTGATCGTGGGTTTCCCGGGTGAAACAGAAGAACAGTTCGAACATCTGGCGGGCTTCTTAGAACGCCAGCGCTTCGACCATGTGGGGGTGTTCACCTACTCCGCCGAGGAAGGAACCGCCGCGGCCAAGCTTCCGAATCCAGTCCCGGCAGACATTGCCATCGCCCGTAAAGATCGCTTGATGTCCCTTCAGCAACCGATCTCCGCTGAAGCCAACAGCCGCTGGGTCGGACGCACCGTGGATGTGTTGATCGAACAGCACAACCCCAGCACCGGGGCCATGATCGGTCGATGCGCCCGATTTGCACCCGAGGTGGATGGCGAAGTGCAGGTGCAACCTCGGGCTGATGGTCTTCAGGCTGCACCGGGAACCATGGTCCCTGTGCGGATCACCGGCGCAGATATCTACGACCTGACCGGCGAGATCGTTGGCGCAACCGAAATGGTTGCTTCGGCGCGGACGACTTCGTGAGCGGATCTGGATCGCACGATCGTCAACGCATCATCTTTTTGATCGCTTCCGGCATGAGCACCGCAGGATCCTTTGCGGGGCTCACCGCCAAGGGTTGGATCCTGATGGATCAAACGGCAGACCCGATGGTGCTGGCGCTGCATTTCGCTGCGCTGTCGCTTCCCACCATGCTGGTGAGTGGCCCAGCAGGCGTTCGCACGGATCGCGTGGGATGTGAACGCGTGCTGATACAGGCGCAATGGGCGCTGCTTGGAGCCGGCCTCCTGGCCGCTCTGGCCATCCCCATACTGGACGGACAATCCCAGGTGCTGATGCTGTTGACCAGCACACTGCTGGCGGGCATCGCTGGTGCCTACGAACTCACGGCCAGGAACAAATACTGCGCGCTGCTGATTGATGACGCCAGCCAGCTAGCGCCCTATCTGACGAGCTTTTCCGTGGTGTTCAACGTGGGCAAACTGGTGGGACCGCTTCTTGGCGGCTGGTTGGTCACCCTCACGGGCCCCGCGCAGGCACTCACGTTGGATGCCGCCACCTATCTCTTGCCCATCGCCAGTGTGATCTGGCTTCTGAAACCACGGCTGGAGCTGGAGGAGCGGAGCACACCCGGCAAGACAGCGACCCTGAGCGTGGCGTGGCGGGAGTGTGGAAGCACCCTGCGCAGCGTGCTGATGTTCACAGCATTGATGTGCGTCGTGGGCTTTTTCCATCCAGGACTTGGCCCTCTGATCGCAGCGCAAGAACTGGGAACGGCCCCGATGGACCTGGCCATGTTCACCAGTGTTCTGGCCCTGGGAAGCATCGCGGGAGGGATCGTGCTGCAGCGCAACAGCCACCGCTTCTGCAGCAGACCCTCACTGACGTTGGCAGGCTTCGGACTGACCACAGCCCTGGCGCAGCTAGGCATGGCACGCGGAGGGAGCACACTTTTCGTGCTGGCCATGACGCTGCTGATCGGAGCAGGCACAGCTGGATTACTGAGCAGCAGCAATCTGATCACCCAAGTGGGTGCTCCTCAGGTCCTGCGGGGAAGAATGGCAGGACTGAGCCAGATCGCCTTTTTAGGGGGAGGTGGCTTGAGCGGCCTGATCGCGGCACAACTCAGCATCTCCCTCGGACTGGCAACAACCTTTGCCATCACGGGAGGCATCGGAGTCGTGCTGGCGCTGTGGGAGATCTGGCGTCGTGGCGGAACGGTGCTGACCGAGATCAGATCAGCTTGATTCCACGCAGCACGAAGCTGATGATGGCAGCGGTGACGAGGCCGGCACCGACAAGACCCAGATAGATGACGACGCCCATGGCTGTCACAAATGGCAGCAACCATTAGATCAGACACCGGAGCAAGGATTGCCAGATCCGCCTTAAGCTTCTGCACAACGAAATCAAATGGGATCGGACGGTTCTCTCAGCAGGGTCGACCGCAGACAACAGACGTTCACCTCAACGCCACTGATCATGCGCACCCTGTTCATCTATCCCCTCTTCCCGAAAACCTTCTGGAGCTACGAAAAAATCCTGGAGCTGGTGAACCGCAAGGTGCTGCTGCCTCCCCTGGGACTGGTCACGGTGGCTGCACTGCTTCCCCAGGAATGGGAGATGAAGCTGGTCGACCGCAATGTCCGTGAAGTCACCGAGGCCGAATGGGATTGGGCCGAGTTGGTGGTGATTTCCGGAATGATCGTCCAGAAGGACGACATGCAGGTGCAGATTGCCGAAGCGAAGCGGCGTGGCTTGCCTGTGGCCGTGGGTGGCCCTTACGCCAGTTCCACCCCTGATGCACCAGAAATCGCCCAGGCCGATTTCAAAGTGCTGGACGAAGGTGAAATCACTCTGCCTCAATTCATCGAAGCCATCCAGCGGGGTGACACCAGCGGACGCTTTAGCGCCGAAGGTGACAAACCCGACGTCACAGCAACCCCCATTCCACGCTTCGATTTGTTGGAACTGGACGCCTACGACTCGATGAGCGTGCAGTTTTCACGGGGATGTCCCTTCAACTGCGAGTTCTGCGACATCATCGTTCTCTATGGACGCAAGCCGCGCACCAAGCAACCCGAACAGCTGATCGCTGAGCTGCAATACCTCTACGACCTGGGATGGAGACGCTCCATCTTCCTGGTGGACGACAACTTCATCGGCAACAAGCGCAACGCCAAGCTGCTTCTTCCGCAGATCAAAACCTGGCAAGAAGAGCGGGGCTACCCCTTCAGCTTTGCCACCGAAGCATCCGTCGACCTTGCTGACGACGACGAAATGATGAGGATGATGCACGAAGCCCGCTTCGAGAGTGTGTTTCTTGGCATCGAAACACCCGACGAGGCCAGCCTGGAAACCTCTCGAAAAATTCAGAACACCCGCAATCCACTGGATGCGGCCGTCGATCGGATCACCGGCAACGGCATTCGCGTGATGGCTGGATTCATCATCGGTTTCGACGGTGAAAAAGACGGGGCGGGCCGCCGCATCGTGGAGTTTGTGACACGCACCGGCATCCCCGCCGCAATGATGGGCATGCTGCAAGCGCTGCCTAATACCGCTCTTTGGCATCGCCTTGAGAAAGAAGGGCGGCTGATCCAGGACAAGGACGCCGCCAAAGGGGTTAATCAGACCAACCTGCTGAACTTCAAGCCAACCCGACCAATCCGCGACATCGCCAACGAGTACGTCGAGGCGTTCTGTGAGCTCTATGAACCCAATGCCTACATGGATCGGGTGTATTCCTACTACCTGAAAATGGGAGCTCCGCGTTGGAAAGGAAAGGCGTCGCTGCCCACCTGGACCGACATCCGTGCTCTATCCATTGTGGTGTGGCGGCAGGGCTTCAAACGCAGCACCCGCAGCCGCTTCTGGCGCTACATGCTGAGCATGGCCCGTCGTAACCCGGCCATGCTGGAGCAATTCCTGGTGGTGCTGGCCCACAACGAGCACTTCCTCGAGTACCGCGCAATCGTTCAGCGTGAAATCCGCGAACAGCTGGAATCGCTTCCCCCTGAAGAGCC
This region of Synechococcus sp. NOUM97013 genomic DNA includes:
- a CDS encoding MFS transporter encodes the protein MSGSGSHDRQRIIFLIASGMSTAGSFAGLTAKGWILMDQTADPMVLALHFAALSLPTMLVSGPAGVRTDRVGCERVLIQAQWALLGAGLLAALAIPILDGQSQVLMLLTSTLLAGIAGAYELTARNKYCALLIDDASQLAPYLTSFSVVFNVGKLVGPLLGGWLVTLTGPAQALTLDAATYLLPIASVIWLLKPRLELEERSTPGKTATLSVAWRECGSTLRSVLMFTALMCVVGFFHPGLGPLIAAQELGTAPMDLAMFTSVLALGSIAGGIVLQRNSHRFCSRPSLTLAGFGLTTALAQLGMARGGSTLFVLAMTLLIGAGTAGLLSSSNLITQVGAPQVLRGRMAGLSQIAFLGGGGLSGLIAAQLSISLGLATTFAITGGIGVVLALWEIWRRGGTVLTEIRSA
- a CDS encoding cytochrome B6, encoding MGVVIYLGLVGAGLVTAAIISFVLRGIKLI
- a CDS encoding B12-binding domain-containing radical SAM protein, giving the protein MRTLFIYPLFPKTFWSYEKILELVNRKVLLPPLGLVTVAALLPQEWEMKLVDRNVREVTEAEWDWAELVVISGMIVQKDDMQVQIAEAKRRGLPVAVGGPYASSTPDAPEIAQADFKVLDEGEITLPQFIEAIQRGDTSGRFSAEGDKPDVTATPIPRFDLLELDAYDSMSVQFSRGCPFNCEFCDIIVLYGRKPRTKQPEQLIAELQYLYDLGWRRSIFLVDDNFIGNKRNAKLLLPQIKTWQEERGYPFSFATEASVDLADDDEMMRMMHEARFESVFLGIETPDEASLETSRKIQNTRNPLDAAVDRITGNGIRVMAGFIIGFDGEKDGAGRRIVEFVTRTGIPAAMMGMLQALPNTALWHRLEKEGRLIQDKDAAKGVNQTNLLNFKPTRPIRDIANEYVEAFCELYEPNAYMDRVYSYYLKMGAPRWKGKASLPTWTDIRALSIVVWRQGFKRSTRSRFWRYMLSMARRNPAMLEQFLVVLAHNEHFLEYRAIVQREIREQLESLPPEEPSASRELQPA